The DNA window AGTTTATGGTTTCATACGGAACAGAATCAGATCTCTATGAGCCGCATTTATCACGTTGTCACGGCCGCCGACTGGGCAAAGGCTGACAAACAGTCGACCTACGAAGCCGCCAGCTTACACACCGAAGGGTTTATTCACGCATCAGAACGGAGTCAGGTGGGGGGTGTGCTGAGCCGCTACTACGCGAACGTTCCCGATCTGCTTCTACTGCACATCGATACAGACAGGCTGACATCGGAACTGCGTTATGAAGTATCCACCAACCACGAGCTGTTTCCACACATTTACGGGCCCATCAACCGGGACGCCGTAGTTGAGATTGAGAAGCTGACCGATACGGGTCAGGACCACTAAGAAAAGCTGTTATGATAAACGCATATGGGCTCGTCGCCGGTTTGCTGCTGACCAGTTTCGTGTCGCTGGGGCAAACAACCCCGCTTAACGCGCCCGGTGGAGCCGTAACGGTGCAGCCGGGCAGTGTTCCCGCTAATTCGCCCGGTACCGTTCAGCCACAGACGCCCACGCCTGCGACCCCCGCCGGTACGGCAATCAGTTCCGCCCCGTCGCCCGATGCCAATGCACCGGCTCCTGCGCTGACAGTGAGCGGCTTCAAACGGTTCAGCGATCCACTGCTCGAATCGCTGATTCAGCTGGGGCTCGACAATAGCCCCAACCTGCGGGCTGCGCTGAGTCGGGTTGAAGAAGCGCGTATACGGGTGCGGGTAGCTCAGTCATTTCTGTCGCCGTCGATACGCAGTTCGGCCCTTATAACGTCGCAGAGCCTGTCGGAGCGTCGGCCGCTGTCGGTGCCGAATCAGGCTGATTTGCTGCCCCGGTTTCAGCTGAACACGTTTCAACTGCTGCCTATCGACGCGAGTTACGAACTGGATCTGTTCAAGCGCATTCGAAACACGATCAATGTCGCCGACTTGCAGGCGCAGGCCAGCGACGCCGATTTTCAGTCGTTCCGGCTGACGCTGGCTTCTGATATTGCCCGGACGTATTTGCTGATTCGGGGCAACGACGCTGAGCAGAGTGTTTTCGTTCGTAACATTCAGTCCCGTGATTCAACGCTGGCGATCCTACGCGAACGGTTCCGGGCGGGCCTTATCAGTCAGATCGACGTACAGCGGTCCGAAACCGATTATGCGACGTTGCAGGTAACGCTGAAGGGACTGGCGCGCGCCCGGATCGAACTGGTCAACGGACTGGCCCAACTGTGCGGACAGAACCCCAATCAGTTTCAGATTCCCGCCGGTAATTTGCCCAGTCAGGTGCCGCAATACCCGTACGCGACTGTGCAGCTCGATCAGTTGCAGCGTCGGCCCGACCTGCTGCAATACGCCCGGCAGAACCAGATCGCTATCGCGCAGGTAGTGTTGCAACAGGCAAGTACGCAGCCGCGCGTGACGCTGATCGGGTCGGCGGGGATTTTGTCGGGTCGGATTGGTCCGTGGTTCACGCCCAGCAGCGCCACGTATATTGTGGGCGTTAATGCGTCGGTGCCGCTTTACGAAGGGCATCGGGCCCGCCAGAATATTGCCCTCGCCCGGCAGCAGACACAAACCAATCAGCAGACCTACCAGCAGGCTCTGCAACTGGCACAGCGCGACGCCGAGACAGCGCTGGATAACCAATCACTACTGCGCGAACAGATCGACCTGCAACAGCAGACACTATCGCTTGCCCGCCGTACGGAACGGTACAATCGCGAGTTGTATATACGTGGGCTGGCAACGTATCTGGAAGTGCTTGATGCCCAGCGCACCATTCTGACGGTAGAGCAGCAGCTTGTGCAGCTACGAAGCCAGGAAGCGCAGTACGCCGTAGCGCTCCTGCGCGCTGTTGGTGGCGACTATCAGTAGACGTATTGCCGGTACAAGTTATGTACATACTTTCGGCTACCCGTTCAATCATTTCCTGTGCATGGATAAACCTTTTCCTGTGGATTGGGGGTAAACTTGCCGGGTATTTGGTCTTTACCTCCACCAATTACACTTC is part of the Spirosoma rhododendri genome and encodes:
- a CDS encoding DUF952 domain-containing protein; translation: MSRIYHVVTAADWAKADKQSTYEAASLHTEGFIHASERSQVGGVLSRYYANVPDLLLLHIDTDRLTSELRYEVSTNHELFPHIYGPINRDAVVEIEKLTDTGQDH
- a CDS encoding efflux transporter outer membrane subunit, which translates into the protein MINAYGLVAGLLLTSFVSLGQTTPLNAPGGAVTVQPGSVPANSPGTVQPQTPTPATPAGTAISSAPSPDANAPAPALTVSGFKRFSDPLLESLIQLGLDNSPNLRAALSRVEEARIRVRVAQSFLSPSIRSSALITSQSLSERRPLSVPNQADLLPRFQLNTFQLLPIDASYELDLFKRIRNTINVADLQAQASDADFQSFRLTLASDIARTYLLIRGNDAEQSVFVRNIQSRDSTLAILRERFRAGLISQIDVQRSETDYATLQVTLKGLARARIELVNGLAQLCGQNPNQFQIPAGNLPSQVPQYPYATVQLDQLQRRPDLLQYARQNQIAIAQVVLQQASTQPRVTLIGSAGILSGRIGPWFTPSSATYIVGVNASVPLYEGHRARQNIALARQQTQTNQQTYQQALQLAQRDAETALDNQSLLREQIDLQQQTLSLARRTERYNRELYIRGLATYLEVLDAQRTILTVEQQLVQLRSQEAQYAVALLRAVGGDYQ